The Vicia villosa cultivar HV-30 ecotype Madison, WI unplaced genomic scaffold, Vvil1.0 ctg.004672F_1_1, whole genome shotgun sequence region tgatcaatattcttgttttgatgataacaatatatatgaattttgtataagacagtgtggtactctaatcctgtacattttctatttcaggaaatatataaagagtatgcacaattcagcgctcagaagcactgactcagaaggttctggatggctacatcagaacatgctctggcaagacatcagaagatggtcaagcagaatcagaacatgaactatgaagcatcagaagaacatgaagtcagaagcagaagcaccgaTGTTCTAAACGGTATCACGCTTAAGCTCTTCAAAgacagaagacaagaagatgctctgcaccaagctgattgactctgatattcaaacgttgtattcacaaatctgagatcagaagcaagtacaagatgacagactattaagtctaatctctgactgacaaaaggaacgttagaagctacaaatggctcgaggtagttgacaaaagtgtgaaacattaaatgcagcgttgtactattcacgcaatgcattaaatgcaacccaacggtcatcttctcaaacgcctataaatatggaagttctgatcagaagcaaaaaaccaactcttgcaaaaatactgaaacgctgttaaattcaaagctcacgaacttcatcttcaacctcacaaactcttgtaatatttagtgagtgttaagcttagaacttaagagaaatatcactgttgtgattatagcttgataagaagcaattcaaactcttgtaaactttattttacattgattgtaaaagtttcttagagtgatcagttagatcagtagactctagaagacttagaggttatctaagtggtgatttcctaaagtgatcaagttgtgatcagaatactctagaagacttagaggttatctaagtggaaaaccattggaatcagattgattagtggattaaatcctcaattgaggtaaatcactctaagggggtggactggagtagtttcgttaacaacgaaccaggataaaaataattgtgttcattgtttttatcttaagagtttttaaagtcacacttattcaaaaccccccccctttctaagtgtttttatatccttcagCTAGATAGATCTACTCgattacaattaaataattaataattaattctcACATTTTCATATATAAGAGCACTGACATCCATCATAACCATTTGAGTTATTTAAATGGGACCcacttatttttttatattatttcacactttccaattatttaaataacaCATCTACAATTCTCAAATATCCATTTAACTCATCAAAAAGTTTAAAATGGGTCCGACTAAACCATACAATATATtacataaaatataattaaaaaattcattcaaatatatcaaaatataataagactaaaataaatatatattaaataaaataatacatagcacaaataattaattaaaattaaattaaaaaaatatataaattcaaaaatacatcACTAACacgaaaaataagaaaaagataaatttaagacaatttttaattgttgttattctcATTCCCAAAACGTTGCCATATGTGTTCTATCAAGTCTTGTTGAAGGTGTCAATGGATTTGTTTATCACAAACATCAAATGTTCTACGTAAGAACTCTTGAAAATCAATATTAGAATCATTCGGCAATGTTGTCGTGTCATTGCCTAAATGAtcataagaaaaataaaagtttCCACCATATGTGGAAcgttcatcttcaacaatcatGTTGTGTAATATGATACATATATCCATAATACGTTGGAGTGCATCTAAGTGCCAAGATCGAGCCGGGTTACGTATGATTGCAAATCGCGACTGGAGAACCCCAAATGCACGTTTAATATCCTTTCTTGCTCCTTCTTGATGTTGGGCAAACAATTTTCTCTTATCCCCTTGCGGCATTGGGATACTTTTCACAAATGTGGCCCATTCAGGATAAATGTCATCTGAGAAGTAATAGCCCATGTTGTATTCAGTATGATTGATTGTATAATGAACCTCAGGAGCTCTCCCTTGCAGAATATCGTTGAAGACATTGGATTGGTTCAACATATTAATATCATTATTTGAACCCGCTACCCCAAAGAATGCATGCCAAATCCATAAGTCTTGTGAAGCTACTGCTTCAAGCATAGCAGTGGGTTTTCCATGATCGCCTCGAACATATTGCCCTTTCAATGCAACAGGACAATTTTTCCATTCCCAGTGCATACAATCAATGCTACCTAACATACCTGGAAAGCCTCGCGCCTCCCCCATCTGAAGTAAGTGTTCAATATCTTGAGCGTCTGGCCTTCACAAATATTGTGCTCCGAATACGCTGATTACGCCTCTTGTAAACTTATCAACACATTTTAGTGGTGTAGTTTCACCGATTCTTAAATAGTCATCCACACTATCAGTAGACGTTCCATATGCCAACATACGAATAACAACAGTGCATTTTTGTAGCGGTGAAAGACTTGATCTACCAGTTGCATCAACCCTCATTCAGAAATACTCATCATGTTGACCCAAAGCTTCCACAATACGAAGGAACACATGTTTATGCATTCGGTATCTTCGACGAAATTGTTCATTTGTGTATACTGGAGTTTCTGAAAAATAATCATTGAACAATCGATCATGTCCCTCTTCACGATTCCTCTCTATATTCCTTCTTTGACGTCTTGGCCTTCTAGAGCTTGAGGCTTCTTCTTGATTTTGACTTTCAAAAAAAAGTCTCACGAGTTCTTCATCCATACCATCATTCATATAATCTATGAACATTTTTGCGATGTGGGAAGGATTAGAAGGATCCATGAGAAAAGAAATTTAATATTGAATAGGATGACAACAatttgtaaaaagttaaagaggTTGAGAATGATTGTGAAACTTATTGTGttactaataattatttataggactagtttgaataacggctagtttgaataacggctagtttcaAAATACATAACCATATCAATTATAATAATAACAACTAGTTTCAAAATACATAATCatactaaaaatattcaaaatacataatacaaTTAATTAAGGCCATATTTTTCCGAATCACATCGCACAATAAATCATGAGCTTGTAGTTGTCTTGAATTCATATTTGATGTATCCTTTGAGACAATTTGTAGATCATCAATCTTCAATCTTTCCTCTTTCATCTCGGCCTTCTTAATCTTTGCTTCAACCTTTTTTCTTTCAATCTCGAGTTTTTCACTCTCAATACGTGCATAGTCTTGTGCAAACACTGACATCAAATTagttttctttttgaattcatctTTGAATTCATCATATTTAACATTTGGAGTAGACATTTCCACCATCTTTTCTTTCTCCTTCCTTTTGGCTGCCTTTTGACCGATTGGACGACGTAACAGAGTAGGTGATGATGGATTGTATTCGCTGCTCGTTGGTGTCGGTGGGTTAGAAGAAGAATATGCTCCAGATGCTGAATTCTTTGTTCTTTTTGCAGAAGCTTCTGATGAACCTACGAGCCATTTAGGTTCATCTTTCAATAATCTCCAAGCAGACTCAAATGTAAACTTTTCACCTTCATCTTGAAAATAAATTCTATACGCAGCCTGCATGTTATTGTTTTCGGAGCTCCCACTTTTTTGTGTAGAAAATGCTTGTTTGTAGCATCCAACAAACTTTTGAACAGATGGATTAATTTTGTGCCATCTACCTTTTAGTGCCATCGGTTTCCTCTCTTTGTAATTCATGTCACGATGCTTGTTAAATGCTTCACCAATTCTCTTCCAGAAACTATCTCCTTTTTGATCAACTCCAACAATTGAATCCTTTGAAACGTTGAGACATGAATGAATGAGAATTTCATCTTCTTTCGGTTGGAATCTTTGTTTAGGCGCATTCACAACCGGTGCAGATGCAACATCTTCACCAAGTGTAGTATTTTCCAAGCTATCTTGAGTGCAAAGTTGTGGTGTTTCATGTTCTTGATCATTTGATTGCACACCACTACTACCTATTTTAACAACATGAGGCATATTGGGGTTAGTTGATTGAGATGAAAATTGTTGATATTGATATGGATAAGGTGGTGTATCATAGGAGTAATTTCTAATGGATGGATTATTTTGTGGATTTGGGATAAAAAGAGAGTTTTGAAAATTTGGATTATGGTGTGGATTTGGAATAAGAGGTAGATTTCCAAAATATGGATTGTTTTGTTGATTTGGGATACTAGGAGGATTTCCATCATTTTGCATAAAATTGGACCAAGTATTATGTTGATTGGGATTCATTGTTAAATGAAATATATGTAGCCAAAAATCTAAAATGAGATAAAATAAATTGGTTAAATTTAGACTAGATATGAATGAGAAATTGAATTAAATGAGAGTtagatatttatattaataattaacatatctgtttaaaaaaaataaccgTTACATTGATTTCAATTTATTACTGTTGAAGTTGTTCAATTTTATTACCGTTGACTTTAATTCATAGTagcagtttaaaaaaaaaaaaaaataatgagtCATTTAATTTAAAGAACGTAGTTTTGTTTGAATGTGTTTTAAATTGAGGAACGTTATTGTCTTTTGAATATCCATTGTATTCTGACAGCATGTCTTAGGGAACAGTGTAGCAATGACAAAAAGTGAGCGATATTCATGCTCTAAGTTCCTCATTCTCATAaaataagttatatatatatatatatatatatatatatatatatatatatatatatatatatatatatatatatatatatatatatatatatatatatatatatatatatatatttgttgttTAAgtgatatttttttctttgttgtttttaACCGTTGAGTTAATTAAATGGTTCGGAATTGCGCATGAGAGAGAACATGAGGAAAAAAAATGAGAGAGGGTCcaattcttaaagaatatgacacAAACAACCAAAAATAtagagaaaatatattttgataccACAAATTTATACCTACATCTAAAATACTATTCACAAATACGTGAAcagtatttttattaatattttaatatatattttttatttttttaaaattttttggttaatgaaatattaaaattttggctAATACAATTTAAAATTTGGTTAATATATATTCTGACATAAAATGTTAATATAATGTTAATATGTATACTATTCAAACTTTGGTTAATAGTTtgtataaagttggttaatgtggttcataacttggttaatgagttctcaaacataaaaaaaaattaaatagtaaaataaagttggtgaATAGAATATAAAAAATGATTAATACATTTTATAATTTAGCGTCAGAACATAGTTAATTAAATACTGAAAGTAattaatgaattataagtaaaataattagttaatgaaatatatttttttcgttAATACaattatgaagttggttaatgggGAAActatatatttgtgttataaaataaattttaaaataaatatttttttataaaagtttaatattttaaaaaaataatattattttaataaaaatacactCTTTACCTTAATACGATGTAGAGTATATATGGTAAGGTATTTGTTGGTGTATACCAATCCCAATGAATTATATTTAGATTTTGAAATCTATTCTATCAACAAATATTGCGTTAAAGTGAATGAAGAAACAGAGTGTACTTTTGCATTCTGAAGCTTGAAATAGCATCGTCATTCGTCTCGTTGTAGCAACAACACTCGCCGAACCATAAAAGGTGCAAACTCAAACTCTCTTTTTTACATTCACATTCAAACCTTTCACTATCTCTCTCAATAACTCTTCAATTTCTCCCTTTCTTGCTTcatcaatttcaatttttttagttcaTGCAATAAATACCCAAGTTCATTCAACAATGTAGTGacaaattttattcaaaattcatcatCTCTGTTATAGCATTGCTACAGCATAATAGTGCCGTTTTGAATGAAGTGCATTTTTTGCACTTACACTTTTTTTATCACTAGTTCTTAATATACAACAGCGCATAACAACTTCTCTTACAACCTAATTTTTACGCATAACAGAATCAGGTAGTTAGATTCCTTGTGCAGGTGCATGAGAAGGGGAAGCACTATTAATTAGTGTATAAGCAAAGTTTTAAACAACTGCCGGGTACTAGGTTTTAAATAAAGGTCAAAGTCGCGTAAAGATTTTCGCGATTTCGGTCGGTATAGATTTTGCAACGTCGGTACAGGTTTTGCGACACTGATTGTTACCTGGTGTAAATTAACCACAATTTGTACTTGAACATAAAAATACTGAAT contains the following coding sequences:
- the LOC131642220 gene encoding glutathione S-transferase T3-like translates to MNPNQHNTWSNFMQNDGNPPSIPNQQNNPYFGNLPLIPNPHHNPNFQNSLFIPNPQNNPSIRNYSYDTPPYPYQYQQFSSQSTNPNMPHVVKIGSSGVQSNDQEHETPQLCTQDSLENTTLGEDVASAPVVNAPKQRFQPKEDEILIHSCLNVSKDSIVGVDQKGDSFWKRIGEAFNKHRDMNYKERKPMALKGRWHKINPSVQKFVGCYKQAFSTQKSGSSENNNMQAAYRIYFQDEGEKFTFESAWRLLKDEPKWLVGSSEASAKRTKNSASGAYSSSNPPTPTSSEYNPSSPTLLRRPIGQKAAKRKEKEKMVEMSTPNVKYDEFKDEFKKKTNLMSVFAQDYARIESEKLEIERKKVEAKIKKAEMKEERLKIDDLQIVSKDTSNMNSRQLQAHDLLCDVIRKNMALINCIMYFEYF